Proteins co-encoded in one Myxococcales bacterium genomic window:
- a CDS encoding efflux RND transporter periplasmic adaptor subunit translates to MFALAPGNRRLRQVTAGARRGALGACGFGPGWGEDRVLPLEHGSVVRLGEPGQGLDGHGPRRRVRRRPRRRSEHHQRRRGDRTTDGRTHRAGEAGQTRPPRARPRACGLRRVPDLDRQHEVRRLDRETLGGRNGSIRQEGRTAAGRVQPRARRESGGVPADHQEHRERAACGAPQRRGSTSARAVRHFQAFRQQDRGAGTSSRTITLSAPRSGYVIHKRALEGMFARTGENLFTIGDLNALWVIANVYEFDAPWVYVGQDATIEFDYMPGKVLSAKVDYVYPRSIRSRAPSRCGSSCRTRTSSSSRACSRR, encoded by the coding sequence CTGTTTGCTCTTGCTCCTGGCAACCGGCGCCTGCGACAAGTCACCGCCGGCGCACGAAGGGGAGCACTCGGCGCCTGCGGTTTCGGCCCCGGCTGGGGGGAAGATCGTGTTCTACCGCTCGAGCATGGATCCGTCGTTCGTCTCGGCGAACCCGGGCAAGGACTCGATGGGCATGGACCTCGTCGCCGTGTACGAAGGCGACCCCGCCGCCGATCTGAACACCATCAGCGTCGACGGGGCGACCGTACAACGGATGGGCGTACGCATCGCGCCGGTGAAGCGGGGCAAACTCGACCGCCTCGTGCGCGCCCTCGGGCGTGTGGATTACGACGAGTCCCGGATCTCGACCGTCAACATGAAGTTCGACGGCTGGATCGAGAAACTCTGGGTGGACGAAACGGGTCAATTCGTCAAGAAGGGCGCACCGCTGCTGGCCGTGTACAGCCGCGAGCTCGTCGCGAGTCAGGAGGAGTTCCTGCAGATCACCAAGAGCACCGCGAACGGGCCGCATGCGGAGCACCTCAACGACGCGGCTCGACGTCGGCTCGAGCAGTTCGACATTTCCAAGCGTTTCGTCAACAAGATCGAGGAGCGGGGACGAGCAGCCGGACCATCACCCTCTCTGCGCCGCGGAGTGGGTACGTCATCCACAAACGGGCGCTCGAGGGCATGTTCGCTCGCACCGGCGAGAACCTGTTCACCATCGGGGATCTGAACGCGCTCTGGGTGATCGCCAACGTCTACGAGTTCGACGCCCCCTGGGTCTACGTCGGCCAAGATGCGACGATCGAGTTCGACTACATGCCCGGCAAGGTGCTGTCGGCCAAGGTCGATTACGTCTACCCTCGCTCGATCAGAAGTCGCGCACCGTCGAGGTGCGGCTCCTCTTGCCGAACCCGAACGTCGAGCTCAAGCCGGGCATGTTCGCGACGGTGA
- a CDS encoding TolC family protein, producing MPATPKPAELALLMVCGALWLLPSVALAEPPKATGAKPDAPSLSVLVDEAMERHPRTSKAKAAVRARREIPSRMESLPDPVLMGSLQNVPFDDPRLNASAMTGVLFTLSQTLPYPGKLRRRGDVARADISVSEKELAATRLAVAFGVSRAYWRLHFAERAELITGESEHAINALANAVHARFSVAQAAQQDALQSQVAHSRVRALVERRRQAVRSAQRELLAAVGRSPTGDLGPTRGPPLVVAKLDRRKLARMAREKNPDLAVSSARERVSANRIREAKQDRLPDFMVSVGYRLRFAAKGDPTEGADMGVISFGGTLPIWSETKQSARVREERHRLDEARAATRSLALDVKTEVEQQVDAIERLGKEVGIHEKELIPEADQALDASIEDYVFAKVELVSVLQNWAAQLDARLEYERLLAERAERLDVLRALIGIKPGERLP from the coding sequence ATGCCCGCGACACCGAAGCCCGCTGAACTGGCGCTGCTCATGGTCTGCGGCGCGCTCTGGCTCTTGCCGAGTGTTGCCCTCGCCGAGCCGCCGAAGGCGACGGGAGCAAAACCCGACGCGCCATCGCTGAGCGTGCTGGTGGACGAAGCCATGGAACGACACCCGCGAACTTCCAAGGCAAAGGCCGCAGTCAGAGCCCGACGAGAGATCCCCTCACGCATGGAGAGCCTGCCGGATCCCGTGTTGATGGGCTCGCTCCAGAACGTTCCGTTCGACGACCCGCGGCTGAACGCGAGCGCCATGACCGGCGTACTGTTCACCCTCTCGCAGACCCTGCCCTACCCAGGCAAGCTGCGCCGCCGCGGCGACGTTGCTCGGGCTGACATCTCAGTCTCCGAAAAGGAGCTGGCAGCCACGCGCCTCGCCGTCGCGTTTGGCGTGAGCCGCGCGTATTGGCGCCTGCACTTCGCGGAGCGAGCCGAGCTGATCACCGGCGAGAGCGAGCACGCGATCAACGCTCTCGCCAACGCCGTCCACGCCCGATTCTCCGTCGCGCAGGCCGCCCAGCAAGACGCACTGCAAAGCCAGGTCGCTCACAGCCGCGTGCGCGCGCTCGTGGAACGCCGCCGGCAGGCGGTTCGCTCGGCGCAGCGTGAACTACTCGCCGCCGTAGGCCGCTCGCCGACCGGCGATCTGGGTCCCACCAGAGGACCGCCCCTCGTCGTGGCGAAACTCGACCGGCGCAAGCTCGCGCGCATGGCGCGCGAGAAGAACCCGGATCTCGCAGTGAGCAGCGCGCGCGAGCGCGTGAGTGCGAATCGAATCCGCGAAGCGAAGCAAGATCGCCTGCCGGACTTCATGGTGTCGGTCGGGTATCGGCTGCGCTTCGCGGCCAAGGGCGATCCGACCGAGGGGGCGGACATGGGGGTCATCAGCTTCGGTGGAACGCTGCCCATCTGGTCCGAGACCAAACAGTCCGCTCGGGTACGAGAGGAACGTCATCGACTCGACGAGGCCCGAGCTGCCACGCGTTCGCTGGCGCTCGACGTCAAGACAGAGGTTGAACAGCAGGTGGATGCCATCGAGCGGCTGGGCAAGGAGGTCGGTATTCACGAGAAAGAGCTGATCCCGGAGGCCGACCAGGCCCTCGATGCCAGCATCGAGGACTACGTGTTTGCCAAGGTCGAGCTCGTCTCGGTACTCCAGAATTGGGCAGCGCAGCTCGATGCCCGCCTCGAATACGAACGCCTGCTCGCGGAGCGCGCCGAGCGGCTGGATGTGTTGCGTGCGCTGATCGGCATCAAGCCCGGAGAACGACTGCCATGA
- a CDS encoding DUF882 domain-containing protein: MSRGHETDGAETPARDAEDTSHCEVILTVGALLLLAALAPNQAWNALSLSVDPAGLALSQPASLLQPYLRPSGERFGFSPWRSATADFPLELARGCDADTPKPVSLRRGNEHDTLRLLDCNGGIAPDALDRVSILAREEGAARPLLPLPLTPVLEREVDDEWVDGVKLLRPRLLWMTQRLADRFPGRVITIYSGYRRDRATSRHRQGRALDISVAGVPNEELFRECRRFIDAACGFYPNSLFVHIDVRPPGTGHAVWIDVSGPGERAEYVDAWPGVLESGGLAWRRHG, translated from the coding sequence GTGTCGAGGGGGCATGAGACCGACGGTGCTGAAACTCCCGCTCGTGACGCTGAGGACACAAGCCACTGCGAGGTCATCCTGACCGTTGGAGCGCTGCTCTTGCTCGCCGCGTTGGCCCCAAACCAGGCGTGGAACGCGCTGAGCCTGTCCGTTGATCCGGCGGGCTTGGCCTTGTCTCAGCCCGCGTCGCTGTTGCAACCGTATCTTCGCCCCTCGGGTGAGCGTTTCGGGTTTTCACCTTGGCGGTCGGCGACAGCAGATTTTCCCCTCGAGCTGGCTCGAGGTTGTGATGCTGACACCCCAAAGCCCGTCTCACTGCGGCGCGGTAACGAACACGACACACTCCGGCTCTTGGACTGCAACGGAGGCATCGCGCCCGATGCGCTGGATCGAGTGAGTATCCTCGCGCGGGAGGAGGGCGCGGCTCGCCCGCTGCTCCCTCTCCCGCTCACTCCGGTTTTGGAGCGCGAGGTGGACGACGAGTGGGTGGACGGAGTGAAGCTCTTGCGCCCGAGGCTGCTGTGGATGACCCAACGCCTCGCGGACCGATTTCCCGGGCGCGTCATCACGATCTACAGCGGTTATCGCCGGGATCGCGCGACGAGTCGCCACCGACAGGGGCGAGCGCTCGACATCAGCGTCGCGGGCGTGCCGAATGAGGAACTATTCCGCGAGTGCCGCAGGTTCATCGACGCCGCATGCGGCTTCTATCCGAACAGTTTGTTCGTTCACATCGACGTCCGGCCGCCCGGCACTGGGCACGCCGTCTGGATCGATGTGTCAGGGCCCGGCGAACGAGCTGAATACGTCGATGCGTGGCCCGGCGTGCTCGAGAGCGGTGGGCTCGCGTGGCGGCGCCACGGTTGA